A section of the Flavobacteriales bacterium genome encodes:
- a CDS encoding PAS domain S-box protein, producing MHPAIAKHDVSHICELLFSSAAEGLVVVDHQGTMLLTNPRMEELFGYAPGELIGQPIELLVPAAGRMAHAAHREQYIAHPTKRPMGIGLDLQGQRKDGSTFAVEVSLNHFELHGERFIMGLLTDITKRRAAETELQRVNAELEQRVEQRTAEVKAAEHNLREALEKEKELNALKSRFVSMASHEFRTPLSTILSSVDLIGRYNDGPHKANVERHVVKVRSKVRELTAMLNDLLSLEKLEQGQVQCIPEDLDLVDLCIELLEELRDLAKPGQEIRFDHHGAERRLYQDPRMLANVLRNLLTNAMKYSPEDRPIVLRTSIEGDQAVVQVIDQGIGIPAEDQPHLFQRFFRAGNAVTIQGTGLGLNIVRRYVDLMGGTIGFESRLNEGTTFTIHMPTRVSP from the coding sequence ATGCACCCGGCGATCGCCAAGCATGATGTGTCGCACATCTGCGAGCTCCTCTTCAGCTCCGCGGCCGAAGGGCTCGTGGTGGTCGACCACCAGGGGACCATGCTGCTGACGAACCCCCGCATGGAGGAGCTCTTCGGGTATGCGCCCGGCGAGCTGATCGGCCAACCCATCGAACTGCTTGTTCCGGCCGCCGGTCGCATGGCCCATGCCGCCCACCGGGAGCAGTACATCGCCCATCCCACCAAGCGCCCCATGGGCATCGGGCTCGACCTGCAGGGCCAGCGCAAGGACGGGTCCACCTTCGCCGTGGAGGTGAGCCTCAACCACTTCGAGCTCCATGGCGAACGCTTCATCATGGGGCTGTTGACGGACATCACCAAGCGGCGCGCCGCGGAGACCGAGCTTCAGCGGGTGAACGCGGAACTGGAGCAACGGGTGGAACAGCGCACGGCGGAGGTCAAGGCCGCTGAACACAACCTGCGCGAGGCCCTGGAGAAAGAGAAGGAGCTCAACGCCTTGAAATCCCGCTTCGTGAGCATGGCCAGCCATGAGTTCCGCACCCCGCTCAGCACCATCCTGAGCTCGGTGGACCTCATAGGCCGCTACAACGACGGCCCCCACAAGGCGAACGTCGAGCGCCATGTGGTCAAGGTCCGCAGCAAGGTGCGCGAGTTGACCGCGATGCTCAACGACCTGTTGAGCCTGGAGAAGCTCGAACAGGGACAGGTCCAGTGCATCCCGGAGGATCTCGACCTGGTGGACCTGTGCATTGAACTGCTGGAGGAACTGCGCGATCTGGCCAAGCCGGGACAGGAGATCCGCTTCGACCATCATGGTGCGGAGCGACGCCTGTACCAGGACCCTCGGATGCTGGCCAATGTGCTGCGCAACCTGCTCACCAACGCGATGAAGTACTCCCCGGAGGACAGGCCGATCGTCCTGCGGACCTCGATCGAAGGGGACCAGGCCGTCGTGCAGGTGATCGATCAGGGCATCGGCATCCCGGCCGAGGACCAGCCGCACCTGTTCCAGCGGTTCTTCCGCGCCGGCAATGCGGTCACCATCCAAGGCACCGGGCTCGGCCTGAACATCGTGCGTCGTTACGTGGACCTCATGGGTGGCACCATCGGCTTCGAGAGCCGCCTGAACGAGGGCACCACCTTCACCATCCATATGCCCACCCGGGTCAGCCCATGA
- a CDS encoding alpha/beta fold hydrolase: MRPTLLLAHGFPLDSALWAGARAALQDVADVITPDLRGFGADHREVPNVLSMELLAQDLAHLLDERGVHRVVIGGSSMGGYVALAFAERWPDRVQALVLCNTRSTADTPEGRQARLATADAAVAKGTSVIARGMAPKLLAAGTRRDRPDLVAEVLAMMERQRPEAVAAASLGMAARPDRTAVLSRLKVPVLIITGDSDELMPLPTSAAMKAAATNARLVVLPAAGHLSHLEQPEAFHSAVRDLLVGLSP; the protein is encoded by the coding sequence ATGCGCCCCACCCTCCTCCTTGCACACGGCTTCCCGCTCGATTCCGCCCTCTGGGCCGGGGCCCGCGCGGCCTTGCAGGACGTGGCGGATGTGATCACACCGGACCTGCGCGGGTTCGGGGCGGATCACCGCGAGGTGCCGAACGTCCTGAGCATGGAGCTGCTCGCGCAGGACCTGGCCCACCTGTTGGACGAGCGCGGGGTGCATCGGGTGGTGATCGGGGGCTCGAGCATGGGTGGTTATGTCGCGTTGGCCTTCGCCGAGCGATGGCCCGATCGGGTGCAGGCCCTGGTGCTGTGTAACACACGGTCCACCGCGGACACTCCCGAAGGTCGACAGGCCAGGCTGGCCACGGCCGATGCCGCGGTAGCCAAGGGCACCTCCGTGATCGCCCGGGGGATGGCTCCCAAGCTCCTCGCAGCAGGCACGCGGCGCGATCGTCCGGACCTGGTCGCGGAGGTATTGGCCATGATGGAGCGCCAGCGCCCCGAAGCCGTCGCGGCCGCATCCTTGGGCATGGCCGCCCGTCCCGACCGCACCGCGGTGCTGTCCCGGCTGAAGGTCCCTGTGCTCATCATCACAGGCGACAGCGACGAACTGATGCCGCTGCCGACCAGTGCGGCCATGAAGGCGGCAGCCACGAACGCACGGCTCGTCGTCCTTCCGGCTGCGGGTCACCTCAGCCATCTCGAACAGCCGGAGGCCTTTCACAGCGCGGTGCGCGACCTCCTGGTCGGGCTGTCCCCATAG
- a CDS encoding cysteine dioxygenase family protein — protein MLMQPGARTLHGLIALLRRARSRAAYERVLRAADLSSEELAAAATWNGRHYTRNCLLRTESFELMLICFEPGQSTSIHDYGGEEGWVKPVQGELIEERFKVNPDDTLVCTEERRITGDEVSHLPKGASIHRFTNPLPMRVMSLNLYARPLRSWNVYDKRKGHGRQRILNPAGRR, from the coding sequence ATGCTCATGCAACCCGGCGCCCGTACTCTGCACGGCCTGATCGCCCTATTGCGCAGGGCACGTTCGCGTGCGGCCTACGAACGCGTGCTGCGCGCAGCGGACCTCTCCTCCGAGGAGCTTGCCGCCGCGGCCACCTGGAACGGCCGGCACTACACGAGGAACTGCCTCCTGCGCACGGAGAGCTTCGAACTGATGTTGATCTGTTTCGAACCCGGGCAGAGCACCAGCATCCACGACTATGGGGGCGAGGAGGGCTGGGTGAAGCCCGTGCAGGGCGAGCTGATCGAGGAACGCTTCAAGGTGAACCCGGATGACACGCTGGTGTGCACGGAGGAGCGGCGGATCACCGGGGATGAGGTGAGCCACCTGCCGAAGGGCGCCAGCATCCACCGCTTCACGAATCCGCTGCCCATGCGCGTGATGAGCCTGAACCTCTACGCCCGTCCGCTTCGCAGTTGGAACGTGTATGACAAGCGGAAGGGGCACGGGCGGCAACGGATCCTGAACCCGGCCGGGCGACGGTGA
- a CDS encoding CPBP family intramembrane metalloprotease, protein MDARVLRFLAIAFGISWSIAALGMAFGVRSATAPGYTVVAGAAMFGPALAALLCAHRFDRTGWSALGVGLRPFRVKPFLATALIGVAIVPVILAGTALLAARFPEAGFGRVVFTSDGLVDQVKVLAAELGAPPMEEEKLGPLRSFPPGLILLGALVGAVVAACTVNLPFMLGEELGWRGYLWGRIAHWPGARRIGFAGVVWGLWHAPLIAIGHNYPGHPVAGVGMMVLLCLALALLFDHVRWRSGHVWTSALLHGIINGSAGSYALFAAQGHPLLGSIAGLAGILGLVLIGGFVVLVDGPYRRSLFARVA, encoded by the coding sequence ATGGACGCACGGGTGCTGCGCTTCCTGGCGATCGCGTTCGGCATCAGCTGGTCCATCGCCGCGCTGGGCATGGCGTTCGGCGTGCGCAGCGCGACCGCACCCGGATACACGGTGGTGGCCGGAGCGGCCATGTTCGGACCGGCGCTTGCGGCCCTGCTCTGCGCACATCGGTTCGACCGGACCGGTTGGTCCGCATTGGGTGTGGGCCTCCGTCCGTTCCGCGTGAAGCCCTTCCTCGCGACCGCGCTGATCGGTGTCGCCATCGTCCCGGTGATCCTGGCCGGTACGGCCCTGCTCGCCGCGCGTTTTCCGGAGGCCGGCTTCGGACGTGTGGTCTTCACCAGCGATGGGCTTGTTGACCAGGTGAAGGTCCTGGCGGCCGAGCTCGGTGCTCCACCCATGGAGGAGGAGAAGCTCGGTCCGCTGCGGAGCTTCCCTCCGGGTCTCATCCTCCTGGGGGCCCTGGTTGGTGCGGTGGTGGCCGCCTGTACGGTGAACCTGCCCTTCATGCTGGGCGAGGAGCTGGGCTGGCGCGGCTACCTGTGGGGACGCATCGCGCACTGGCCCGGGGCCCGACGCATCGGCTTCGCCGGCGTGGTCTGGGGACTGTGGCACGCCCCGCTCATCGCCATCGGCCATAATTACCCGGGCCATCCCGTGGCCGGCGTCGGCATGATGGTCCTGCTGTGCCTGGCGCTGGCGCTTCTCTTCGACCACGTCCGCTGGCGGTCGGGACACGTGTGGACCAGCGCGTTGCTCCATGGCATCATCAATGGAAGCGCCGGTTCCTACGCGCTCTTTGCGGCCCAGGGGCACCCGCTCCTGGGGTCCATCGCCGGCCTCGCCGGCATCCTCGGCCTTGTGCTCATCGGTGGGTTCGTCGTCCTGGTGGACGGGCCGTATCGCAGGAGCCTGTTCGCCCGTGTGGCCTGA
- a CDS encoding response regulator produces the protein MKTILLIEDDADVRENTAEILELAHYRVLKAENGRRGVEMARKEHPDLVLCDIMMPELDGYGVLHLLGRDPATAEVPFIFLTAKAERSEVRKGMELGADDYLTKPFDESELLNAIEGRLKRSDLFRKGFDHSLEGLDRFMDQARGVDALKDISRDRKLRSVPRKEVLFYEGDELRAVHFVHKGKLRTFRMNKDGKELVTGLYGPGDFIGYMGVLEGGRTAETAEALEDSEVAVIPREDLLALLYRDRDVSIRFIRLLTRDVKDKEARLLEMAYASVRQRVAQALLRLHERFGQEKDAGLGVRISREDLASIVGTATESLIRTLTDMRHDGLIESTGRDILLRDIKALERLAHG, from the coding sequence ATGAAGACCATCCTGTTGATCGAGGACGATGCCGACGTGCGGGAGAACACCGCAGAGATCCTGGAACTGGCCCACTACCGCGTGCTGAAGGCCGAGAACGGTCGGCGCGGGGTGGAAATGGCCCGGAAGGAACACCCCGACCTCGTGCTGTGCGACATCATGATGCCGGAGCTCGACGGCTACGGTGTGCTCCATCTGCTGGGCCGCGATCCGGCCACCGCCGAGGTGCCGTTCATCTTCCTCACGGCCAAGGCCGAGCGGTCGGAAGTGCGCAAGGGCATGGAGCTCGGCGCGGATGACTACCTCACCAAGCCCTTCGACGAGAGCGAGCTCCTCAATGCCATCGAAGGCCGGCTGAAGCGCAGCGACCTGTTCCGCAAGGGCTTCGACCACAGCCTCGAAGGCCTCGACCGGTTCATGGACCAGGCCCGGGGGGTCGACGCCCTGAAGGACATCAGCCGCGACCGCAAACTGCGGTCGGTGCCCCGCAAGGAAGTGCTCTTCTACGAGGGTGATGAGCTCCGCGCCGTGCACTTCGTGCACAAGGGCAAGCTGCGCACCTTCCGCATGAACAAGGACGGCAAGGAACTGGTGACCGGCCTGTACGGGCCCGGTGACTTCATCGGGTACATGGGCGTGCTCGAGGGGGGACGCACGGCGGAGACCGCGGAAGCACTGGAGGACTCCGAAGTGGCGGTGATCCCCCGGGAGGACCTGCTGGCCCTGCTGTACCGCGACCGGGACGTGAGCATCCGGTTCATCAGGCTGCTCACCCGGGACGTGAAGGACAAGGAGGCGCGCCTTCTGGAGATGGCCTACGCGTCGGTGCGGCAACGGGTGGCCCAGGCGCTGCTCAGGCTTCATGAGCGGTTCGGGCAGGAGAAGGATGCCGGCCTGGGCGTGCGGATCAGTCGGGAGGACCTGGCCTCGATCGTGGGGACGGCCACCGAATCGCTGATCCGCACCCTCACCGACATGAGGCACGACGGCCTGATCGAAAGCACCGGTCGCGACATCCTCCTGCGCGACATCAAGGCGCTGGAGCGCCTCGCCCACGGGTGA
- a CDS encoding NAD-dependent succinate-semialdehyde dehydrogenase, whose translation MRTHPPATAFIGGHWRPSQSGRSFTVIDPGDGTQVGTCADCTPVDAEQAIASALEALPAWRSRSARERAAVLMRWYQAVMDDHRQLAERMTRESGKPLSEALDEVRYGASMIQWCAEEAPRTLGEVIPSDRPDRRLLVLREPVGVVAAITPWNFPLSMITRKVAPALAAGCTVVLKPSELTPTTALALAQLGEHAGLPPGTLNVVTTCDAAGVGGVLSSDPRVRMLSFTGSTRVGRLLMARAATTVKRVSLELGGNAPVLVFDDADAEQAAEAVVASRFRNAGQTCVCANRVLVQRGIAEPFIQALVQRVSALRVGHGLEPGTQVGPLIDDRAMAKVLGMLKDAVAQGARPLTGGTRDPRGGHYLTPTVLVDATPAMACMREEIFGPVLPVMRFDHEPEALAVANSTTYGLAAYLFTNDLARSWRVSEALEAGMVGVNTALISTAVAPFGGVKESGLGREGGPHALEAFLERKYIAVAVPGQN comes from the coding sequence ATGCGTACCCATCCCCCTGCGACAGCCTTCATCGGTGGCCATTGGCGACCTTCGCAGAGCGGTCGTTCATTCACGGTGATCGACCCCGGCGACGGCACCCAGGTAGGCACCTGTGCCGATTGCACCCCTGTCGATGCCGAACAGGCCATTGCATCGGCGCTGGAAGCGCTTCCGGCGTGGAGATCGAGATCGGCCCGTGAGCGCGCCGCGGTCCTCATGCGCTGGTATCAGGCCGTGATGGACGACCACCGGCAGCTGGCGGAGCGCATGACCCGGGAGAGCGGCAAACCGCTGTCCGAGGCGCTGGACGAAGTGCGCTACGGCGCCTCCATGATCCAATGGTGTGCCGAGGAGGCCCCGCGGACCTTGGGTGAGGTGATCCCATCGGACCGACCGGACCGACGGCTGCTCGTGCTTCGGGAACCCGTGGGGGTGGTGGCCGCCATCACCCCGTGGAACTTCCCCCTGAGCATGATCACCCGGAAGGTCGCCCCAGCGCTTGCGGCAGGCTGTACGGTGGTGCTCAAGCCCAGCGAGCTCACCCCCACCACCGCCCTGGCGCTGGCGCAGCTGGGCGAGCATGCCGGCCTTCCTCCCGGCACCTTGAACGTGGTGACGACGTGTGACGCGGCCGGTGTCGGCGGTGTGCTCAGCAGCGACCCACGGGTGCGGATGCTGTCCTTCACCGGGAGCACGAGGGTGGGCCGACTGCTGATGGCACGGGCGGCCACCACCGTGAAACGGGTGAGCCTGGAGCTGGGTGGGAACGCGCCCGTGCTCGTGTTCGACGACGCTGACGCGGAGCAGGCGGCCGAGGCGGTGGTCGCAAGCCGCTTCCGGAACGCAGGCCAGACCTGCGTCTGTGCCAACCGCGTCCTGGTCCAACGCGGCATCGCGGAACCGTTCATCCAGGCGCTGGTGCAGCGCGTGTCCGCCCTGCGTGTGGGCCATGGACTGGAGCCCGGGACCCAGGTGGGCCCGCTGATCGACGATCGCGCCATGGCGAAGGTGCTCGGGATGCTGAAGGACGCCGTGGCGCAGGGGGCGCGGCCGCTCACCGGAGGCACCCGGGACCCGAGGGGCGGACACTACCTCACGCCCACCGTGCTTGTGGATGCGACCCCGGCCATGGCCTGCATGCGGGAGGAGATCTTCGGCCCGGTGCTGCCCGTGATGCGGTTCGACCATGAACCGGAGGCCCTGGCCGTGGCCAACAGCACCACGTACGGCCTGGCGGCCTACCTCTTCACGAACGACCTGGCGCGAAGCTGGCGCGTCAGCGAAGCCTTGGAGGCGGGCATGGTCGGTGTCAACACCGCCCTCATCAGCACCGCCGTGGCACCCTTCGGCGGGGTGAAGGAGAGCGGCCTCGGACGTGAAGGCGGGCCCCACGCCCTCGAGGCGTTCCTCGAACGGAAGTACATTGCGGTGGCCGTTCCGGGTCAGAACTGA
- a CDS encoding HD domain-containing protein gives MDQPGAELYILSRLRHGLPKARTYHNFSHTLDVYRSVVANAAHADVQGEDLDLLRTAALYHDSGFLVQDHEHEAAGCVLAREALPQYGYSRGQIERVCAMVMATKIPQQPQDELGMLLCDADLDYLGRSDFFRIGTTLFWELRNYGVLSTERQWNELQVRFLEAHTYFTEQSRREREPVKQHHLAEVKRWLEENP, from the coding sequence ATGGACCAACCCGGGGCTGAGCTCTACATCCTCTCTCGGCTGCGCCATGGACTGCCCAAGGCGCGTACCTACCACAACTTCAGCCACACGCTGGACGTGTACCGGTCGGTGGTGGCCAATGCGGCGCATGCCGACGTGCAAGGCGAGGACCTCGACCTTCTACGGACGGCAGCCTTGTACCATGACTCCGGCTTTCTGGTGCAGGACCACGAGCATGAGGCGGCGGGCTGTGTGCTGGCGCGCGAAGCGCTACCTCAGTACGGGTACAGCCGCGGGCAGATCGAGCGCGTGTGCGCCATGGTGATGGCCACCAAGATCCCCCAGCAACCCCAGGACGAACTGGGCATGCTGCTCTGCGATGCGGACCTGGACTACCTCGGACGATCGGATTTCTTCCGGATCGGCACCACCCTGTTCTGGGAGCTGCGCAACTACGGGGTGTTGAGCACCGAGCGGCAGTGGAACGAACTGCAGGTGCGCTTCCTGGAGGCGCACACGTACTTCACCGAACAGAGCCGGCGTGAGCGTGAGCCGGTGAAGCAGCATCACCTGGCGGAGGTGAAACGCTGGCTGGAGGAGAACCCGTGA
- a CDS encoding citrate synthase translates to MSETAKIILGDKTYELPVVVGSEGEKAIDISKLREESGYITLDLGYKNTGATTSAITFLDGEEGILHYRGYPIEQLAEKSSFLEVAYLLLNGDLPTKRQMEEFEGNIRYHSLVHEDMKRFFEFFPNNAHPMGILSAMVNSLSTFYPKSQDPHRPMKDRERTIFRLIAKMPTLAAISYKNNLGHPYMYPSNKLGYVDNFLYMMFGLPTEEYRVDPVVSNALNKLLILHADHEQNCSASTVRMVGSSQANLYSAVSAGIAALWGPLHGGANQEVIEMLETIRNDGGDIQKWVNKAKDKNDPFRLFGFGHRVYKNFDPRARIIKKACDDVLGKLGISDPVLDIAKQLEEIALKDDYFVSRKLYPNVDFYSGIIYRAIGIPTRMFTVMFALGRLPGWIAQWKEMVENKEPIGRPRQIYTGATKREYVAMKDRT, encoded by the coding sequence ATGAGCGAGACAGCGAAGATCATCCTGGGGGACAAGACCTACGAACTGCCGGTGGTGGTCGGTTCCGAAGGCGAGAAGGCCATCGATATCAGCAAGCTCCGCGAAGAGAGCGGCTACATCACCCTCGACCTCGGCTACAAGAACACCGGGGCCACCACCAGCGCCATCACCTTTCTGGACGGCGAGGAGGGCATCCTGCACTATCGCGGGTATCCCATCGAGCAACTGGCCGAAAAGAGCAGTTTCCTCGAGGTGGCCTACCTGCTCCTTAATGGTGACCTGCCCACCAAGCGGCAGATGGAGGAGTTCGAGGGCAACATCAGGTACCACTCGCTGGTGCATGAGGACATGAAGCGGTTCTTCGAGTTCTTCCCGAACAACGCGCACCCCATGGGGATCCTCAGCGCGATGGTGAACTCCCTCAGCACGTTCTACCCCAAGAGCCAGGACCCGCATCGGCCGATGAAGGACCGTGAGCGCACCATCTTCCGGCTCATCGCCAAGATGCCCACACTCGCCGCGATCAGCTACAAGAACAACCTGGGCCATCCGTACATGTACCCGAGCAACAAGCTGGGCTACGTGGACAACTTCCTGTACATGATGTTCGGCCTGCCCACCGAGGAGTACAGGGTGGACCCGGTGGTGAGCAACGCCTTGAACAAGCTGCTCATCCTGCATGCGGACCACGAGCAGAACTGCAGCGCGAGCACGGTGCGCATGGTGGGCAGCAGCCAGGCCAACCTCTACAGCGCGGTCAGCGCTGGCATCGCGGCCCTGTGGGGCCCCCTCCATGGCGGGGCCAACCAGGAGGTGATCGAGATGCTGGAGACCATCCGCAACGACGGCGGCGACATCCAGAAATGGGTGAACAAGGCCAAGGACAAGAACGACCCCTTCCGGCTCTTCGGGTTCGGCCACCGGGTCTACAAGAACTTCGACCCGCGGGCCCGGATCATCAAGAAGGCCTGCGACGACGTGCTCGGCAAGCTCGGCATCTCCGACCCGGTGCTCGACATCGCCAAGCAGCTGGAGGAGATCGCGCTGAAGGATGACTACTTCGTGAGCCGAAAGCTGTACCCGAACGTCGACTTCTACAGCGGCATCATCTACCGCGCCATCGGCATCCCCACCCGCATGTTCACGGTGATGTTCGCCCTGGGCCGCCTGCCGGGCTGGATCGCGCAATGGAAGGAGATGGTCGAGAACAAGGAGCCCATCGGGCGCCCCCGGCAGATCTACACCGGCGCCACCAAGCGCGAGTACGTGGCCATGAAGGACCGCACGTAG
- a CDS encoding beta-lactamase family protein produces MRTLLFIPLLVATCGGPAPAPPPPAPDATARMDSFLLKMHDAGFDGSVLVLRNGQALLDKGYGIRDRERELPNGPGTVHAIGSITKQFTAACILKLQEQGRLKVTDLLSAYLPEVPADKSGITLHHLLTHSAGFPGAIGDDNEAIDGGEFARLAMATPLEFTPGTGYGYSNVGYSLLGLIVERVSGKPYEQFLHDELLAPAGLKRTGYRIPDWSKEPLAIGYRKDGTRWGTMLDHPTVNGAPGWHLRANGGLLSSTHDMAAWVEALRTHTVLSEASTKAMFTPHVEEGEGAGSHYGYGWAIFRTPRGTRLITHNGGNGVQFADVLWYADEGVTVVLMSNANQRGMQDIAWDLGRMVFDSSYVPPLPEPAKVLDGVPEGPVGERMKALSAIIGSTGGEDELTAWFAVNFGPGFLNDIPMDEHLSVFNRLRADIGANRIDAVEQLSPEEYAVVLVSARDQGRWRVMMHLRPSDARISGLGVEAVPSSAAR; encoded by the coding sequence ATGCGAACCCTCCTCTTCATCCCGCTCCTGGTCGCCACCTGCGGAGGCCCCGCGCCCGCTCCACCACCTCCGGCGCCTGACGCCACGGCGCGCATGGACAGCTTTCTGCTGAAGATGCACGATGCCGGCTTCGATGGGTCCGTGCTGGTGTTGCGTAACGGGCAGGCGTTGTTGGACAAAGGCTACGGCATCCGCGATCGCGAGCGAGAACTGCCCAACGGGCCCGGCACCGTGCACGCCATCGGCTCCATCACCAAGCAGTTCACGGCGGCCTGCATCCTGAAGCTGCAGGAACAGGGCCGATTGAAGGTGACCGACCTCTTGAGCGCGTACCTGCCCGAGGTGCCGGCCGACAAGTCGGGCATCACGTTACACCACTTGCTCACGCACAGCGCGGGCTTCCCCGGGGCCATCGGCGACGACAATGAGGCCATCGACGGCGGCGAATTCGCGCGGCTGGCCATGGCCACACCGCTGGAGTTCACGCCGGGGACCGGCTACGGCTACTCCAACGTGGGCTACAGCCTGCTGGGCCTCATCGTGGAGCGCGTCAGCGGCAAGCCCTATGAACAGTTCCTGCACGATGAACTGCTCGCACCCGCCGGGTTGAAGCGGACGGGCTACCGCATCCCGGACTGGTCGAAGGAGCCCCTGGCCATCGGCTACCGCAAGGACGGCACACGGTGGGGCACAATGCTGGATCATCCCACCGTGAACGGTGCACCGGGCTGGCACCTGCGCGCCAATGGTGGCCTGCTCAGCAGCACGCACGACATGGCGGCCTGGGTGGAGGCGCTGCGCACCCACACCGTCCTCTCCGAGGCTAGTACCAAGGCCATGTTCACCCCGCATGTGGAGGAAGGGGAGGGCGCAGGGTCGCACTACGGATACGGCTGGGCCATCTTCCGCACGCCGCGAGGAACGCGCCTCATCACGCACAACGGGGGCAACGGCGTGCAGTTCGCCGACGTGCTCTGGTACGCCGATGAGGGCGTCACCGTCGTGCTGATGAGCAATGCCAACCAGCGCGGCATGCAGGACATCGCCTGGGACCTGGGCCGCATGGTGTTCGACAGCAGCTACGTGCCGCCCCTGCCCGAGCCCGCGAAGGTCCTGGACGGTGTGCCCGAGGGTCCGGTCGGTGAGCGGATGAAGGCGCTGTCCGCCATCATCGGATCCACCGGCGGGGAGGATGAGCTCACGGCCTGGTTCGCTGTGAATTTCGGCCCCGGTTTCCTGAACGACATCCCGATGGACGAGCACCTGTCGGTGTTCAACCGCCTGCGCGCCGACATCGGGGCCAACCGCATCGATGCCGTGGAGCAGCTCAGCCCGGAGGAGTACGCCGTGGTGCTGGTCAGCGCACGTGACCAGGGCCGGTGGCGGGTCATGATGCACCTGCGGCCCAGCGATGCCCGGATCAGCGGCCTGGGCGTGGAGGCGGTGCCGTCCTCCGCCGCGCGATAG
- a CDS encoding universal stress protein, producing MARLLLPTDLSDNALNAAVYGIRLMGVEQGHFTLLHTFLVPAFDPAVDLSVDMAIVDAAQEGLARFATRLRDLVHLGGAVLDHRVEHGELPNVVDRLVRELGIELVVMGTQGASGLEETLLGTNAADVIRRSKAPVLAVPAHADYRDPRRIVVADDGGTLEPSTVHPLLNIARWHRAELTIVRGVPEGVDASTLPPSPLDDLLGAVPRSMHYLSEDNLVTALNDLVDQLEADLLVLTHRHRTVWSDLFHRSTTAHMAMHTQVPMLVLEQDLRP from the coding sequence ATGGCCAGGCTGCTGTTGCCCACGGACCTCAGCGACAACGCGCTGAACGCCGCCGTGTACGGCATCCGCCTGATGGGCGTCGAACAGGGCCACTTCACCCTGCTGCACACCTTCCTCGTCCCTGCCTTCGATCCGGCCGTGGACCTGTCCGTCGATATGGCCATCGTGGACGCCGCACAGGAGGGCCTGGCGCGCTTCGCGACACGCCTTCGTGACTTGGTCCATCTGGGCGGCGCCGTCCTGGACCACCGCGTGGAGCACGGCGAACTGCCGAACGTGGTGGACCGCCTGGTCCGCGAGCTCGGCATCGAGCTGGTCGTCATGGGGACCCAGGGCGCCTCAGGCCTGGAGGAAACCCTGCTGGGCACCAACGCCGCCGACGTCATCCGGCGGTCCAAAGCCCCGGTGCTCGCCGTGCCGGCCCATGCGGACTATCGGGATCCGCGGCGGATCGTGGTGGCCGATGATGGCGGCACGCTCGAACCGTCCACCGTCCACCCATTGCTCAACATCGCCCGCTGGCATCGGGCGGAGCTCACCATCGTGCGCGGGGTGCCCGAGGGCGTCGATGCCTCCACCCTGCCCCCCTCGCCGCTGGACGACCTGCTGGGCGCCGTGCCCCGTTCCATGCACTACCTCTCGGAGGACAACCTGGTGACCGCGCTGAATGATCTGGTGGACCAGCTCGAGGCCGACCTGCTCGTGCTGACGCACCGGCATCGCACGGTGTGGAGCGACCTCTTTCACCGAAGCACCACCGCCCACATGGCCATGCACACCCAGGTGCCCATGCTGGTGCTCGAACAAGACCTCCGGCCCTGA
- a CDS encoding GNAT family N-acetyltransferase, whose protein sequence is MWFLCSAMLTADLSTPVELRTERLLLRPFISSDAAALHGLRSDERVMGMIGRPRTHTRADAEALIERTRNDQLESKAVSWAVQLHGEHELCGTIGLYRPQWEHHRTEVGYLLHPDHWGRGLMGEALRAVMELAFERYGFHSLEAITDPANTASRRLLEKNGFVLEGLFKENYHWNGTFLDSAVYSKLRPAGP, encoded by the coding sequence ATGTGGTTCCTTTGTAGCGCGATGCTCACGGCCGACCTCAGCACACCGGTGGAACTTCGGACCGAACGCCTGCTCCTCCGTCCGTTCATCTCGTCGGACGCAGCGGCGTTGCATGGCCTCCGGTCGGACGAGCGGGTGATGGGCATGATCGGTCGGCCGCGGACGCATACGAGGGCGGACGCGGAGGCCTTGATCGAGCGCACCCGGAACGACCAGCTGGAATCCAAGGCCGTCTCCTGGGCGGTCCAACTGCACGGTGAGCACGAGCTGTGCGGCACCATCGGGCTCTACCGGCCGCAATGGGAGCATCACCGCACGGAGGTGGGGTATCTGCTCCACCCGGACCATTGGGGAAGGGGGCTGATGGGTGAAGCACTACGTGCCGTGATGGAGCTGGCGTTCGAACGGTATGGATTCCACAGCCTTGAGGCCATCACCGACCCGGCGAACACGGCATCGCGACGTCTGCTGGAGAAGAACGGGTTCGTTCTGGAGGGCTTGTTCAAGGAGAACTACCACTGGAACGGCACCTTCCTGGATTCGGCCGTCTACAGCAAACTGCGCCCGGCCGGTCCCTGA